The genomic stretch CTGGAAATGGGCAGGGCAAAGAGCAATGCTTGAAGAACAACAATGGGGCTTTGCTGGGGGGTGAGAATTTGACAATAACGATGCGGAAGAGGTCGTCGGTGGACGGCGCGAGAGGGAGCTTGACGGACCGGAGTTTTCCTAGGATTTGCATATGGGAATCTGACGGAGAAGCCGGCGATATTACCTGCGATATAGTCGACAATGTGGAGGCCTCCATGTTTTATCGGGACGGGACGGGGTTCGATCGCGACGGGTTTCGGCAGTTTCGACGGAATCCGTGCTGTTTCACCGGGGAGGCCAAGAAGCCCGGTCAGACGATATCCAAGGGCCATAAGAATTACGATTTGATGCTTAATCTTCAATTGGGGATTAGGTAATTTCACTGATTGATTTCTTGTTGGTTATGTTTGTTTCTGTGGGGGTTATGAAGGTGGGTATTGATTCTTattagtgtttttttcttttcttctttttttgtgtggtaGGCACTCTGTTGGAAAACATGCGTCTATATTGCGTCAGCTGAAGCCGAGTGATTTTGATCCCAAGGAGAAGTTCTGGACGAGGTTTCCAACCGAGGGATCGAAGATTACGCCGCCCCATCAGTCAGTAGAGTTCCGCTGGAAAGATTACTGCCCCATGGTGTTTAGGTATTGCTGGATTCCAATCGTATCTTTATATTTTGCGGTTCACATTGGAGAGCTTTGTCGGTTATGTAATAGGATATATAAATGTTTGGTAGTGCAATGTTCTTCTATGGTGGTgagggtttttatttattttctttttctggtggAATTTTCAGGCGTTTGAGGGTGCTATTCCAAGTAGATCCTGCCGATTATATGCTGGCTATTTGTGGGAATGATGCTCTTCGGGAGCTTTCTTCTCCGGGAAAGAGTGGAAGCTTCTTTTACCTCACTCAGGATGATAGGTTTATGATAAAAACAGTCAAGAAATCAGAAGTCAAGGTTAGTTGCCGCCTTCTTTGACTTTTGTCTTGTAAACATGAGAGCTTGAAGGCAGTTCAATAGCATCGTTTGCATGTACATTGTTTGTTTCGAAGTGTCCAATCTACTTTCTTAATTAAGCTAGACATGTGAATCTCAAgtttggttattcttttttaGGTGCTTATTAGGATGCTTCCAAGTTATTATCAACATGTTTCTCGGTATGAAAATTCCCTGGTGACAAAGTTCTTTGGGGTGCATTGTGTCAAACCGATTGGTGGCCAGAAGGTAtgtcttgtaaaaaaaatttgagctaTTGTTTTGGTTCATGTGGTTTGTCTGTTTCATCTGATTGTGTTGTGACTGGAGAGCAGACCCGGTTTATCGTGATGGGCAATTTATTCTGCTCAGAATATCGTATCCATAGGCGATTTGACCTCAAAGGATCCTCTCATGGCCGCACGACAGATATGCCTGAGGGTGAGATTGATGAAACCACCACCCTCAAGGACCTTGATCTTAATTTTGTGTTTCGCCTCGAGCGGAATTGGTACCAAGAGCTCATCAAGTAAGTTCAGTGTACAATGTATCTCCCACTTCAATTTCATTACTCAGCTATCTCCATTTGGTCCTTGCATCTGTCATAATATGTGTGAAATCTTGCTCAGACAAATTGAACGAGATTGCGAGTTCTTGGAAGCAGAGAGAATCATGGACTACAGTCTTTTGGTTGGTCTTCACTTCCGTGATGACAATACATGCGAAAAAATGGGGTTATCACCTTTCCTCTTGCGAACTGGTAA from Corylus avellana chromosome ca1, CavTom2PMs-1.0 encodes the following:
- the LOC132169873 gene encoding phosphatidylinositol 4-phosphate 5-kinase 1-like, giving the protein MNDPKMRETALLLCDDPNDVVSNSKKKKSDDPAHQLVLGVGRSRSQGGTRRVTPTTLTNSPALTAAGACGSSVSVEKPLPNGDLYIGSFAGSAPHGSGKYLWTDGCMYEGEWRRGKASGKGRFSWPSGATYEGDFKSGRMEGCGTFIGSDGDTYRGAWSSDRKHGYGQKRYANGDYYEGHWKRNLQDGEGRYVWKNGNEYVGEWKNGVISGRGVLIWANGNRYDGEWENGVPKGNGVFTWPDGSCYVGCWNKDLKIQLVNGTFYAGNGQGKEQCLKNNNGALLGGENLTITMRKRSSVDGARGSLTDRSFPRICIWESDGEAGDITCDIVDNVEASMFYRDGTGFDRDGFRQFRRNPCCFTGEAKKPGQTISKGHKNYDLMLNLQLGIRHSVGKHASILRQLKPSDFDPKEKFWTRFPTEGSKITPPHQSVEFRWKDYCPMVFRRLRVLFQVDPADYMLAICGNDALRELSSPGKSGSFFYLTQDDRFMIKTVKKSEVKVLIRMLPSYYQHVSRYENSLVTKFFGVHCVKPIGGQKTRFIVMGNLFCSEYRIHRRFDLKGSSHGRTTDMPEGEIDETTTLKDLDLNFVFRLERNWYQELIKQIERDCEFLEAERIMDYSLLVGLHFRDDNTCEKMGLSPFLLRTGKKDSYQNEKFMRGSEMQ